In the Candidatus Mycosynbacter amalyticus genome, one interval contains:
- a CDS encoding FBP domain-containing protein, producing MQKIDLQFFNQLLDESDIKQRIKRELRFNTSISHLKDSDWLELEMIHISNRSGNVGVLLLGLATSIYLIPYEFKKIGPSASTGRQQPIICDFCRTWQSGTRAGTITFTNVKSGKSNVTYLCCGDLRCSDHVRSKTSASKTSRTQLREDMDNENRIDRFNERLDRLVNDLEITPLTLPEE from the coding sequence ATGCAGAAAATAGATTTACAGTTTTTTAATCAGTTACTAGATGAATCTGACATAAAGCAGCGCATAAAACGCGAGCTACGTTTTAACACTAGCATTTCACATCTTAAGGATAGCGACTGGCTTGAGCTAGAAATGATACACATTTCTAATCGCAGTGGAAATGTGGGCGTTTTACTATTAGGATTAGCTACTTCTATTTACCTGATTCCATACGAATTTAAGAAAATAGGGCCAAGCGCTTCAACGGGTCGGCAGCAACCAATCATTTGTGATTTTTGTAGAACGTGGCAGTCAGGCACGCGCGCAGGAACTATTACATTCACCAATGTAAAATCAGGTAAATCTAATGTCACCTATTTATGTTGTGGTGATCTGCGTTGTAGCGACCATGTACGCTCCAAGACCAGTGCCTCTAAAACATCCAGAACACAGCTGCGAGAAGATATGGATAACGAGAACCGTATCGATAGATTCAATGAACGCCTAGATAGACTAGTGAATGATTTGGAGATTACGCCACTAACACTTCCTGAAGAATAG
- a CDS encoding type IV secretion system protein: MKRLWSLIVAGLITVVLAVSLVGGTARAVSTTGIPSLLSQGSVSTCAYDNMGWIICPVLRATSVAGDYAFTFVSQNFLKVEVSFYNTQSGAAQAGAIMRTIANVLFVIAFLYIVYALITGRGIGNYNLKRLVPRFILAVIFVNLSYYICQIMVDLSNLLGVGIQQLLVDGVAKNIGASAMPLASSPGTYDVSPLADITSGVISKNEVAWVLLAPLTAVVMSATVICSALIIVLIVRKALVVMLILLAPLAFFAYLLPNTSDYFSRWLKLFLHMLLLFPIISFLIGAGQIVSASIIKAGGSDYQVDNDTIALKPAGQQSATLYLVAAGAAVLPLVGTWYAFKAATNAIDAAGARVSRDGLRRSSRERDEKAKKREQTAMDMNKKSMMLRGINRLQQLNVAKDGESNASIFGRVGGAYRGRGKHQTKTPEQARFDSQVQQRLSELRGGSEAGRSPQELYSQALQRYQDRMNGDAGSDGVNINSYEGIELKASEAFLLESLGKGVGVASTPGAEQQKGSKDSQSDEKDKKAAGISSLNRDGKSSGGNAQTPPPDPYHAPTTGGVTASAMTVAPSTGGGATQASTGGATIIVQAAQPSSGGTGDAQLASGTGFAPRRPSQNSNELLAKTRAAKYVAGAQDALAQQEDMREAGLIPKTPSDSDVMSGDVRLH, translated from the coding sequence ATGAAACGGCTCTGGAGTCTCATCGTTGCCGGGCTGATTACCGTTGTACTGGCTGTAAGCCTTGTTGGGGGCACAGCGAGAGCTGTCTCTACTACCGGAATCCCATCGCTACTGAGCCAAGGATCGGTCTCGACCTGTGCTTATGACAACATGGGCTGGATTATTTGCCCAGTACTGCGCGCGACTTCTGTCGCGGGCGACTATGCGTTTACGTTTGTATCTCAAAACTTCTTGAAGGTAGAAGTGTCGTTTTACAATACGCAAAGTGGTGCCGCACAGGCGGGCGCTATCATGCGCACGATTGCCAACGTGCTATTTGTAATCGCGTTTCTCTATATCGTATATGCCCTGATTACTGGGCGTGGTATCGGCAATTATAACCTTAAGCGTTTGGTGCCGCGCTTCATACTTGCGGTTATTTTTGTTAACCTGTCTTACTATATCTGTCAGATCATGGTTGATCTATCGAATTTGTTAGGTGTAGGTATACAGCAACTTTTGGTAGACGGTGTTGCCAAGAACATCGGTGCCTCCGCTATGCCGCTCGCAAGTTCCCCTGGTACATATGATGTCAGCCCACTTGCCGATATTACGTCTGGGGTGATTTCGAAAAATGAAGTTGCTTGGGTGCTACTCGCACCTCTGACTGCTGTTGTAATGTCTGCGACTGTGATTTGTTCTGCACTGATTATCGTGCTTATCGTACGCAAGGCGTTAGTGGTGATGCTAATTTTACTGGCGCCACTTGCCTTTTTCGCTTATCTACTACCTAATACGTCAGATTACTTCTCTAGGTGGCTCAAGTTGTTTTTGCATATGTTATTACTGTTTCCAATCATCTCTTTTCTTATAGGTGCGGGTCAGATTGTGAGCGCATCTATTATCAAGGCTGGCGGAAGTGATTATCAGGTTGACAACGACACAATCGCGCTTAAGCCTGCAGGCCAGCAGAGCGCAACGCTTTATCTTGTAGCTGCGGGAGCTGCGGTACTGCCACTGGTGGGAACGTGGTATGCTTTCAAGGCCGCGACAAATGCTATCGATGCAGCTGGTGCTCGCGTGTCGCGTGATGGGTTACGCCGTAGTTCGCGTGAGCGTGACGAAAAAGCCAAGAAGCGTGAGCAGACCGCTATGGATATGAACAAAAAGTCTATGATGCTCAGGGGTATTAATCGTTTGCAGCAGCTGAACGTTGCCAAAGATGGTGAAAGCAATGCGTCAATATTTGGACGTGTCGGTGGGGCGTATCGAGGAAGAGGCAAACATCAGACAAAAACTCCCGAACAAGCTAGGTTTGACTCGCAGGTGCAGCAACGTCTCAGTGAGCTACGAGGCGGCTCGGAAGCTGGTCGCTCACCTCAGGAGCTGTATTCACAGGCGCTGCAGCGCTATCAGGATCGTATGAATGGGGATGCTGGAAGTGACGGTGTGAATATCAATAGCTACGAAGGAATCGAGCTCAAGGCATCGGAAGCATTTTTGCTTGAGAGCCTCGGCAAGGGTGTAGGTGTTGCATCAACGCCCGGAGCAGAACAGCAGAAGGGCAGCAAAGATAGTCAGTCCGACGAGAAAGATAAGAAAGCAGCTGGTATTAGCTCTCTCAACCGTGATGGTAAGTCTTCCGGAGGTAACGCTCAGACGCCTCCACCTGACCCTTATCACGCTCCGACAACTGGTGGTGTGACAGCGTCAGCGATGACGGTTGCGCCATCTACTGGAGGAGGTGCCACACAAGCGAGTACGGGGGGTGCGACGATTATCGTGCAAGCTGCACAGCCATCCTCTGGCGGCACAGGTGATGCACAACTGGCTAGTGGTACTGGTTTCGCGCCACGTCGGCCTTCTCAAAACAGTAATGAACTGCTTGCAAAAACTCGTGCAGCGAAATATGTGGCGGGGGCACAAGACGCACTTGCCCAACAAGAAGATATGCGTGAAGCGGGTCTCATACCAAAAACCCCGAGTGATAGTGATGTAATGTCAGGTGACGTACGGTTACATTGA
- a CDS encoding LOG family protein, with amino-acid sequence MNICLFCSSNELPEKYTHPATRLADQLAAGGHQLVYGGSSHGLMGRMARVMQAGGARVTGVTLSVYSASIHRGVDELIMAKTLGERKAAMLERSDVILVLVGGIGTLDELTELIELKRQWHHDKQIIVLNTDGFYDGFRMQLERIANENMLRAGENTHLAIRSLDEFVTFVESPNEAILLLGNVTTMAPR; translated from the coding sequence ATGAATATCTGCCTTTTTTGTTCGTCAAACGAGCTGCCGGAGAAGTATACACATCCCGCTACACGTTTAGCCGACCAGCTGGCCGCCGGTGGACATCAGCTCGTCTATGGTGGCTCAAGTCACGGACTGATGGGTCGGATGGCGCGTGTGATGCAGGCAGGTGGTGCTCGCGTCACTGGCGTGACGCTTTCGGTGTACTCTGCGAGCATTCATCGTGGGGTCGATGAACTGATCATGGCTAAGACACTGGGCGAGCGCAAAGCTGCGATGCTTGAGCGCTCGGATGTGATACTTGTCTTGGTAGGTGGTATTGGGACACTCGACGAGCTGACAGAACTTATTGAGCTCAAGCGTCAGTGGCACCATGACAAGCAGATCATTGTCCTCAACACAGATGGCTTCTACGACGGTTTTCGCATGCAGCTCGAACGTATCGCAAACGAAAACATGCTTCGTGCTGGCGAGAATACACATCTAGCAATAAGGTCGCTCGATGAATTTGTGACGTTTGTCGAGAGTCCGAATGAGGCTATACTGTTGCTTGGAAATGTGACTACGATGGCTCCGAGATAA
- a CDS encoding cupin domain-containing protein, giving the protein MTDHGDNPYVVDIQEATVENDTFRTAVWTGANLQLTVMSIQPGDDIGLEVHEDHDQFLRVEEGVGFVQMGPNENELDFEANIEDDFAIFVPAGSWHNVTNTGDIPLKLYSIYAPGEHPRGTVHETKAEAEAAEQEHSH; this is encoded by the coding sequence GTGACAGACCACGGCGATAACCCATATGTCGTAGATATTCAGGAAGCAACTGTGGAGAATGACACGTTCCGTACCGCAGTTTGGACAGGGGCAAATCTCCAGCTTACCGTTATGTCGATCCAACCGGGTGACGACATTGGACTCGAAGTCCATGAAGATCATGATCAATTTCTCCGTGTCGAAGAAGGTGTTGGATTTGTTCAGATGGGTCCAAATGAAAATGAACTGGATTTTGAAGCAAATATAGAAGACGACTTCGCTATTTTCGTACCAGCGGGCAGCTGGCATAATGTCACAAATACTGGAGATATTCCACTCAAACTCTATTCCATCTATGCGCCAGGAGAGCATCCTCGCGGCACAGTCCATGAAACAAAAGCAGAGGCAGAGGCTGCGGAGCAAGAGCATAGCCACTAG
- a CDS encoding DUF4260 domain-containing protein, which translates to MDTSSFSHYIVKIEYLFAAVLVALFYVTVGHFDWWWLIVLFPIFDASMIGYIVNPHVGAITYNIVHSLVGPALLALIYIFTVGSTAADTSRPYVADGLLLFITLIWLFHIFVDRALGFGLKHDEGFHHTHLGKIGKAAKK; encoded by the coding sequence ATGGATACATCGTCTTTTTCGCACTACATAGTGAAGATCGAATACCTCTTTGCAGCAGTGCTTGTCGCCCTCTTCTATGTGACAGTTGGCCACTTCGATTGGTGGTGGCTTATCGTGCTATTTCCGATTTTCGACGCAAGCATGATCGGCTACATAGTTAATCCACATGTAGGCGCAATCACTTACAATATCGTACACAGCCTCGTAGGACCCGCACTCCTCGCGCTTATCTACATCTTTACCGTAGGCAGCACCGCAGCAGACACGTCTCGCCCGTACGTAGCGGATGGCCTGTTACTATTCATCACGCTCATATGGCTGTTCCACATCTTCGTAGACCGTGCGCTCGGCTTCGGGCTCAAGCATGACGAAGGTTTTCATCATACTCATCTAGGCAAGATTGGCAAAGCAGCCAAAAAATAG
- a CDS encoding D-alanyl-D-alanine carboxypeptidase family protein: MKTQSSQRKQAYRRRVLAGSIIGILLVVIVGLGFAQHVSLLGGAPVSVEKPEASVQLADDVELAWPATASAAIGSTSSGIIARSASDEVSQPTASMAKVIAALAILKKRPIQSGQTGEKYVLTAHDVAHYTQDMSAGGSVVPVYEGMEVTQLEALQLMLMVSANNMADTLIDKTFGSQEAYASYAQTMLRNMGLTKTVVADASGMSPQTVSTPSELVRIGIAALASPVIARIVGQAEVDIPGIGEVRNTNKLLGSNGVVGIKTGTTGEAGSCLMFAAKYTTAENQPVTIVGVVMGEDDTEALYDDSGLLLAVTQQAYGLKQRQEKL; encoded by the coding sequence GTGAAGACGCAAAGTAGTCAACGAAAGCAAGCATATCGCCGTAGAGTCCTCGCAGGCTCTATCATTGGCATATTGCTGGTTGTGATCGTCGGGCTAGGGTTTGCGCAGCATGTTTCGTTGCTCGGTGGAGCACCCGTCTCTGTCGAGAAGCCTGAAGCGTCCGTGCAGCTTGCCGATGACGTAGAGCTTGCGTGGCCGGCGACCGCGTCGGCAGCAATAGGGAGTACTAGCAGTGGCATCATTGCTCGATCGGCTAGCGATGAAGTGTCACAACCCACGGCCAGTATGGCAAAGGTAATCGCTGCACTCGCCATTCTTAAGAAGCGACCGATCCAGTCCGGGCAGACCGGCGAGAAGTACGTACTTACTGCCCACGATGTTGCGCATTATACTCAAGATATGTCCGCAGGAGGGTCCGTAGTGCCGGTGTATGAGGGTATGGAGGTGACTCAGCTCGAAGCGCTACAGCTGATGCTCATGGTGTCTGCAAACAATATGGCGGACACACTTATTGATAAGACGTTTGGCTCCCAAGAGGCGTATGCATCGTACGCGCAGACCATGTTACGGAATATGGGTCTCACCAAGACCGTGGTGGCAGATGCGAGTGGTATGAGCCCGCAGACAGTGAGTACTCCGTCGGAGCTGGTGCGTATTGGTATCGCTGCGCTGGCGAGTCCTGTGATCGCGCGTATCGTGGGTCAAGCAGAGGTGGATATCCCGGGGATTGGAGAAGTGAGAAACACCAATAAGTTACTAGGTAGTAACGGCGTGGTTGGTATCAAAACTGGTACTACGGGTGAGGCTGGGAGCTGTCTTATGTTTGCAGCCAAGTACACTACCGCTGAAAACCAGCCGGTGACGATAGTGGGTGTAGTGATGGGTGAGGATGACACCGAGGCGCTTTATGACGATAGCGGTTTGTTGCTTGCAGTAACGCAACAGGCGTATGGGCTCAAACAGAGGCAGGAAAAGCTATAG
- a CDS encoding AAA family ATPase: MAVLELNLTSERRAKARFGKLLTFQIVALLKVATLVLGVSGCALVFLGVPIGWFVFGLAAIPAMLVEWHAGELKNLPPDSNREAVDAWLEASILAGLSEGATPAQIAELIGKSQAGQFMAVRFGVTANFLLNIASDDVKRSDDIWVDARDIQLQTGSPILHGGIVAVALIRQFADHDILLAQMHLELDDLIAGIRWYDHIQELIGQQAKPRRTGGIARDWSFGYVPLLKRFGVNLSEGGGVFTVELDSHLRALDQLVEAMSGGGRQNAAIVGSEGVGKTTLLHAFAERLLDADAQVPSSLKFRQVFLMDSSALISAAPGRGELEGLIMRVLTEAYRAKNIIICLDNAQLFFEEGVGSVDLTNVLLPILEAGNLRIILTMDEQRLLQIAQRNPGLVNALNRIILAPASRDETVAVMQDQLIMTEYKRKVTYMYQSLAEAYRLSERYIHDLEMPGRALKLLETAASYAESGKFVTMNSVQQAIEQTMNVKVGTADVAAERETLLNLEDKIHERMINQKRAVQVVSDALRRARAGVRNQDRPIGTFLFLGPTGVGKTELAKALADVYFGGEDRMIRLDLNEYVTLEDVNRLIADGADDPNSLTAQVMKQPFSVVLLDEIEKAHPNVLTTLLQLLDEGILRDVRNREVSFRDAIVIATSNAGADRIREHIEKGEQLEQFEPQFIDELISSNQFRPEFLNRFDEIVTFTPLGKAELVQVINLMIAGVNKTLALQKVSVDVTEDAKLYLVDKGYDPRLGARPMRRVVQRAIENTVAKEMLGGNVTPGTTMYITLEQVQGVLGAEVAANAIVAEASVEARE, from the coding sequence ATGGCAGTTTTAGAGCTCAATCTCACGAGTGAGCGGCGTGCCAAGGCGCGCTTTGGCAAGTTACTCACATTTCAAATTGTTGCGCTGCTCAAGGTCGCTACTTTGGTGCTCGGTGTTAGTGGCTGTGCATTGGTGTTTTTAGGCGTACCGATAGGTTGGTTTGTATTCGGACTTGCGGCTATCCCGGCGATGCTTGTCGAATGGCATGCCGGTGAGCTCAAAAATCTCCCGCCCGATAGCAATAGAGAAGCGGTAGATGCATGGCTAGAGGCATCAATTCTAGCAGGGCTGTCAGAGGGCGCAACGCCGGCACAAATCGCTGAGCTAATAGGTAAGTCTCAGGCTGGGCAATTTATGGCTGTCCGTTTTGGTGTAACGGCCAATTTTCTGCTCAATATAGCAAGCGACGACGTGAAGCGCAGTGATGATATATGGGTGGACGCCCGAGATATTCAACTGCAGACAGGAAGTCCGATTCTCCACGGTGGTATAGTTGCTGTAGCATTGATTCGACAATTTGCTGATCACGACATACTACTGGCGCAAATGCATCTCGAGCTCGATGATCTCATTGCTGGTATTCGCTGGTACGATCATATTCAAGAGTTGATTGGGCAGCAGGCGAAGCCTCGCCGTACTGGTGGTATTGCGCGCGATTGGTCGTTTGGCTATGTACCTCTCCTTAAACGTTTTGGCGTCAATCTTAGTGAAGGCGGCGGCGTGTTTACTGTGGAGCTCGATAGTCACCTGCGGGCACTCGATCAGCTTGTAGAGGCGATGAGTGGTGGCGGACGTCAAAACGCGGCAATTGTGGGGTCCGAAGGCGTAGGTAAAACTACGCTATTGCACGCATTTGCGGAACGCTTACTTGACGCCGATGCACAGGTGCCATCGAGTCTCAAATTTCGCCAGGTATTTCTGATGGACTCTTCTGCACTTATTTCGGCAGCTCCAGGTCGCGGCGAGCTCGAAGGACTAATAATGCGCGTACTTACAGAGGCGTACCGAGCTAAAAATATCATTATTTGTCTGGACAATGCACAGCTATTTTTTGAAGAGGGTGTTGGATCTGTTGATCTCACGAATGTGTTACTGCCAATACTCGAGGCAGGTAATCTCCGCATTATACTCACAATGGACGAGCAGCGTCTACTGCAGATAGCACAACGTAACCCTGGGTTAGTAAACGCACTCAATCGCATCATACTTGCACCTGCCAGTAGAGATGAAACAGTTGCTGTGATGCAAGATCAACTAATCATGACGGAGTACAAGCGTAAGGTCACATACATGTATCAGTCACTTGCGGAAGCATATCGGCTGAGCGAACGATACATACATGATCTTGAGATGCCTGGGCGCGCCCTTAAACTACTTGAGACGGCTGCAAGTTATGCTGAGAGCGGTAAATTTGTGACGATGAACTCCGTGCAACAGGCTATCGAACAGACGATGAATGTGAAAGTAGGGACTGCCGACGTCGCAGCCGAGCGCGAGACATTGCTCAATCTCGAGGATAAGATCCATGAACGCATGATCAATCAGAAACGTGCTGTGCAAGTGGTGAGTGATGCACTTCGCAGGGCTAGGGCAGGTGTACGCAATCAAGATCGACCAATCGGTACTTTTCTGTTTCTTGGGCCTACGGGTGTAGGTAAGACGGAGCTCGCAAAAGCGCTCGCGGATGTGTATTTTGGCGGAGAAGATCGCATGATTCGTCTCGATCTGAACGAATACGTTACGCTGGAAGATGTGAATCGCTTGATTGCGGATGGGGCCGATGATCCAAATAGCCTGACTGCCCAAGTGATGAAGCAACCGTTTAGCGTTGTTTTACTTGATGAAATTGAGAAAGCACATCCAAACGTTTTAACGACACTTTTGCAGCTGTTGGATGAGGGTATACTGCGAGATGTACGCAACCGTGAAGTGAGTTTTCGCGATGCAATCGTAATTGCTACAAGTAATGCGGGGGCTGATCGTATACGTGAGCATATCGAGAAAGGCGAGCAATTAGAACAGTTCGAGCCGCAGTTTATCGATGAGCTAATTAGTAGCAATCAATTCCGCCCTGAGTTCCTCAACCGTTTCGATGAGATCGTGACATTTACACCACTCGGCAAAGCAGAACTAGTACAAGTGATCAACCTCATGATAGCAGGTGTTAACAAGACGCTGGCGCTGCAAAAAGTTTCGGTAGATGTAACAGAAGATGCTAAACTATATTTAGTAGATAAAGGCTACGATCCTAGGCTGGGCGCCAGGCCGATGCGCCGCGTTGTCCAGCGAGCAATAGAAAACACCGTCGCAAAAGAAATGTTGGGGGGCAACGTCACACCGGGTACGACTATGTATATTACGCTCGAGCAAGTGCAGGGCGTGCTTGGTGCTGAAGTGGCGGCAAATGCAATCGTAGCCGAGGCAAGTGTGGAGGCAAGGGAATGA
- a CDS encoding serine hydroxymethyltransferase, with the protein MTDDIVFEYIEAEKKRQQEGLELIPSENYISQNVLRALGSELTNKYSEGYPGRRYYGGQEWTDKIEQLAIDRAKQLFGADHANVQPHSGAPANEAVYTAWLEPGDTVLAMDLSHGGHLTHGAPVTRSAQLYNFVRYKMKDIDTGEIDYDELRALALEHKPKIVLAGFSGYPRELDYAKFAAIGNEVGALLMADMAHIAGLIAGGVAANPFDYGFHVITTTTHKTLRGPRGGLILTKGTVSNPLKKPEKTIENIPTLIDRAIFPGMQGGPHMHVIAAKAVAFGEALQPEFRDYAAQILKNASMLADELQKRGFVLVTGGTSNHLILADVQKSFGIDGKVAEEALDAIGLTLNKNAVPDDPNPPFRPSGIRLGTPALTTRGLKEEHMAQIAEWMKRAIDSRANSEELAILRSEVAFFIDKYPLPSVVWRFTNK; encoded by the coding sequence ATGACAGATGACATCGTATTTGAATATATTGAGGCAGAAAAAAAGCGCCAACAAGAAGGCTTAGAGCTGATTCCGAGTGAGAACTATATCTCGCAGAACGTACTGCGAGCACTGGGTAGTGAGCTGACAAACAAATATTCCGAAGGGTATCCGGGCCGACGCTACTATGGTGGCCAGGAGTGGACAGATAAAATAGAGCAATTAGCGATTGACCGCGCCAAACAGCTTTTTGGTGCGGATCACGCCAATGTGCAGCCCCATAGCGGGGCACCGGCAAACGAAGCCGTCTATACTGCATGGCTTGAGCCAGGCGATACGGTACTTGCGATGGATCTGAGTCACGGTGGACACCTGACGCACGGCGCACCTGTGACCCGGAGTGCACAGCTGTATAACTTCGTGCGCTACAAGATGAAGGATATCGATACAGGCGAGATCGATTATGATGAATTGCGGGCTCTGGCACTTGAGCATAAGCCGAAGATTGTGTTGGCTGGTTTTTCTGGCTACCCACGCGAGCTTGACTATGCTAAGTTCGCAGCGATAGGCAACGAAGTGGGGGCCCTACTAATGGCGGATATGGCACATATTGCCGGGCTAATTGCTGGTGGCGTGGCGGCAAATCCGTTTGACTACGGTTTCCATGTGATCACTACTACGACTCACAAGACACTGCGCGGACCACGTGGCGGCTTGATACTGACCAAAGGTACAGTGAGCAATCCACTCAAAAAACCAGAGAAAACAATAGAAAATATTCCGACACTTATCGACCGTGCCATCTTCCCTGGTATGCAAGGTGGACCACATATGCATGTGATCGCTGCAAAGGCCGTGGCGTTTGGCGAGGCACTCCAGCCAGAGTTCAGAGACTATGCTGCGCAAATACTCAAAAACGCCAGCATGTTGGCTGATGAGTTGCAGAAGCGCGGATTTGTGCTCGTGACAGGGGGCACAAGCAATCACTTGATCCTCGCAGATGTGCAGAAGAGCTTCGGTATTGATGGCAAAGTGGCCGAAGAGGCGCTAGACGCAATAGGACTGACGCTGAACAAAAATGCAGTGCCAGATGATCCGAATCCACCGTTTCGTCCGAGTGGCATACGCCTTGGTACGCCAGCGCTCACAACGCGCGGGCTAAAGGAAGAGCATATGGCGCAGATCGCGGAATGGATGAAACGGGCAATAGACTCTCGTGCGAATAGCGAAGAGCTTGCTATATTGCGTAGCGAGGTTGCATTCTTTATCGATAAGTACCCGCTGCCTTCCGTGGTATGGCGATTTACAAATAAATGA
- a CDS encoding helix-turn-helix domain-containing protein, translating into MSVEEYRAKIGNLIQETRLARGFTQAQLAEALGTSQSAINRIEKGGQNISVEMIARISDVLSSNIMTINHSGKINFRVHGGHKLSGSIVTKTSKNAAVALLCASLLNQGKTTLRRVARIEEVNRIIEVLQSIGVKTRWVGEDNDLEIVPPKTLNLAHIDIEAAKRTRSIIMFLGPLLHQYSEFELPFAGGCNLGTRTVEPHMTGLEPFGLSVTATNSAYVATSSPHAVNRTILLTERGDTVTENVLMAAARYDGTVTIRNASPNYMVQDLCYFLQKLGVQIEGIGTTTLRVTGVSKIDTDVEYFPSEDPIEAMSFIAAAAVTDSELTVERAPIEFLEIELAVLAGMGLQYELSEEYTARNGFTRLVDIRLKHSQLVAPKDKLHSMPFPGVNMDNLPFLGLIATMAKGRTLVHDWSYENRAIYFTELSKLNAQIELVDPHRVYITGPTKWKHADVVAPPALRPSVVILLAMLAAPGVSTLRDVYSINRGYEELAGRLNSLGAQIDTVREI; encoded by the coding sequence ATGAGTGTCGAAGAATACCGTGCAAAAATAGGTAACCTAATCCAAGAAACCCGTCTCGCGCGTGGTTTTACGCAGGCACAACTCGCCGAAGCGCTTGGCACTAGCCAGAGCGCCATCAACCGCATAGAGAAAGGCGGCCAAAACATCAGCGTCGAAATGATTGCGCGTATCAGCGACGTACTGTCGAGCAACATCATGACAATCAACCATAGTGGCAAAATTAATTTTCGCGTTCACGGTGGACACAAGCTCAGCGGCTCCATCGTTACCAAAACTAGCAAGAATGCGGCCGTTGCCCTCCTCTGCGCCAGTCTGCTCAACCAAGGCAAGACTACACTGCGACGTGTTGCTCGCATCGAAGAAGTCAATCGCATCATAGAGGTTCTTCAGAGTATTGGTGTCAAGACACGCTGGGTAGGCGAAGACAACGATCTGGAAATCGTCCCGCCGAAGACTCTTAATCTCGCACATATCGACATAGAAGCCGCCAAACGCACACGTTCTATCATCATGTTCCTTGGCCCGCTTCTTCACCAATACAGTGAGTTTGAGCTGCCATTTGCCGGTGGCTGCAATCTCGGCACCCGTACCGTCGAACCGCATATGACAGGTCTCGAACCTTTTGGCCTCTCTGTCACAGCGACAAACAGTGCCTACGTTGCTACATCGTCACCACATGCAGTTAATCGTACTATTCTGCTCACCGAGCGTGGTGATACTGTTACCGAAAACGTCCTGATGGCAGCTGCACGATACGACGGTACTGTCACGATACGCAACGCCAGCCCTAACTATATGGTGCAAGACCTTTGCTATTTCCTGCAAAAGCTTGGCGTACAGATAGAAGGCATCGGCACCACTACCCTGCGCGTTACCGGTGTAAGCAAAATCGATACAGACGTAGAGTACTTCCCCAGTGAAGATCCGATCGAAGCCATGAGCTTCATCGCAGCTGCTGCTGTGACTGATTCTGAGTTGACAGTAGAACGCGCACCGATCGAATTCCTAGAGATTGAGCTCGCCGTGCTCGCCGGCATGGGTCTGCAATATGAACTCAGCGAAGAATATACTGCCCGCAACGGCTTCACTCGTCTTGTTGACATCCGACTCAAGCATTCACAGCTTGTCGCGCCCAAAGACAAATTGCATAGCATGCCGTTTCCTGGCGTCAACATGGACAACCTACCGTTTCTCGGTCTCATCGCTACCATGGCAAAAGGTCGTACACTTGTGCACGACTGGAGCTATGAAAATAGGGCGATCTACTTTACCGAACTAAGCAAACTCAACGCGCAGATCGAACTTGTAGATCCGCACCGGGTCTACATCACCGGTCCCACTAAGTGGAAACATGCAGATGTTGTCGCACCGCCAGCTCTGCGCCCCTCGGTCGTAATTTTGCTTGCTATGCTCGCAGCCCCTGGTGTCTCAACACTTCGCGATGTCTACTCGATCAACCGTGGCTACGAAGAACTCGCTGGACGTCTCAATAGCCTGGGTGCGCAGATCGATACTGTGCGAGAGATTTAG